Proteins from a single region of Argopecten irradians isolate NY chromosome 7, Ai_NY, whole genome shotgun sequence:
- the LOC138327483 gene encoding gem-associated protein 8-like, producing the protein MTTKDVNGELYGCDSGTDSSTFDLTSTDSDPSTVTSVTSQSDSQSQLEDIDRIYQVNGSSKIKDMDQDSLSLDLSKSDSQDLDFSLSSIDKEINKDETLTNSKTLHCLPKFDQTDWYLQPCFMNYWKHYYHCQAWFNKHNSVTRNWSQPNIIGAYHTDGHLPWTGAAPTYKWPNSGNPSRENPYHIGARHRGKNRRRGNRRRNGRGQGRGSHPGHVSNGHASTENRGSTNEQASDSESEVFEMEITDDMVEFFAKSEQHKKERDAKKTEKEEEDNRLDLEGAKATKSAPTTAAPQERPGVRRTQEMVLLYGKGAAMVHGMETAMQMSYDRNMDILQPKYWPNMPLKISFS; encoded by the exons ATGACAACAAAGGATGTGAATGGTGAACTGTATGGCTGTGACTCTGGAACAGATTCTTCGACCTTTGACCTTACAAGCACTGACTCTGACCCCAGTACAGTAACCAGTGTTACATCGCAGAGTGACAGCCAGTCACAACTTGAGGATATAGATAGAATTTATCAAGTAAATGGAAGCAGCAAAATCAAAGACATGGACCAAGATTCTCTCTCATTGGATTTATCAAAGAGTGATTCCCAGGACCTTGACTTCAGCCTATCAAGTATAgataaagaaattaataaagATGAGACTTTAACGAACTCAAAGACTCTGCATTGTCTGCCAAAGTTTGACCAAACTGATTGGTATTTGCAGCCCTGTTTCATGAACTACTGgaaacattactatcattgccAGGCCTGGTTCAATAAGCATAATAGTGTGACTAGAAACTGGAGCCAACCTAACATTATTGGGGCATACCATACTGATGGCCATCTGCCTTGGACAGGAGCGGCACCAACTTATAAATGGCCCAATTCTGGAAACCCTTCTAGAGAAAATCCATACCACATTGGTGCCAGGCATAGAGGTAAGAACAGACGACGAGGAAACAGAAGAAGAAATGGTAGAGGGCAGGGTCGGGGTTCTCACCCTGGTCATGTCAGCAATGGACATGCATCAACAGAGAACAGAGGTTCAACAAACGAACAGGCGTCAGACAGTGAAAGTGAAGtgtttgaaatggaaatcacaGATGACATGGTGGAATTCTTCGCCAAATCTGAACAACACAAGAAGGAACGAG ATGCCAAGAAGACAGAAAAGGAAGAAGAGGACAACAGGCTTGATTTGGAAGGGG CTAAAGCAACAAAGAGTGCCCCTACCACAGCGGCCCCACAGGAGCGGCCGGGCGTCAGACGGACACAGGAGATGGTACTCCTGTATGGGAAGGGTGCGGCCATGGTTCATGGAATGGAGACAGCCATGCAGATGTCCTACGATCGTAACATGGATATACTACAGCCAAAATACTGGCCGAATATGCCACTCAAAATTAGTTTTAGCTGA